Sequence from the Argentina anserina chromosome 7, drPotAnse1.1, whole genome shotgun sequence genome:
atacaaatatgtcataaatataaattatttttaatgatTAATATTACATTATGTATCATACATGTGCGTACAATTTTATGGTAAAActcgttaaaaaaaaaactgcaaCTGTTGTAATTTTTAACTTGCTGCTTTACCCTTAGACCAAACCTCCTTATTTCCTTCctcctttttttgttttttggataCATATTTCCTTCTTTGTGTAGCGTGTAATACGATTATTCTCGTCTCtggtttctctctctctctctctctcaatccaACTCTGGCTGTCTGGCTGCGGTCTGTCTCTCTGTTGGGTTCTGATCTGCTGCGATTCTCTGAGAGTCAAGTCAGCTCTCAGGTCCCAATTCAGCAAACAACAAGGATTTGTTCACCTAGTTTTGGGTAAGATTTCTcaatctttctctctctattaCACTATTCTCTTGTTTCTGATTTCAATCTCTACTGTATTTTTGTATGTAATTGTTGAGTTAGGACTTCAATTATTATGTTAGAACATGTTAAATATGTAATTCACCGATCCTATATGTTATGTATATCATCTTTTGAATTATTTATCACTGATGGCCTATTGGGTTAGATGAatattctctctcttctctgatCTGGTCGTATATATGTCCTTTTTGACGATTTTTGTATGCTTTTGGAGACTTGGACTAGGAACTTTTGCATCTAATTTGAGATgcgtttttgttttggtttactTGTTTTTGACTGACCATCAAGAGAAGGACTttgttttagagaaatttctcCTAGCTTAAGATATGCTTTAAATTTCATTGACATTATAAGGTCACTGTCCCAATCCTTATAATGATAGATTGCGGGTATTGTCCTTCTGGAGTTCTGGATGCAAGGAATTGCAGTAATCAAGTTTTATTGTGTCTGCTCATTAGCCATATCTAAATAAGCTTACAGGAGAAATATTAATGGCACATGTAGCCTCATATGTGCAGCAACAGTGTTATGCAGCACTTCAATTCTGTGCTAAACATACAGCTTCCAGAGCTGCACAGAAATGTTCGATAAATCAGTCTCGCTAAATGAGCCAttggttttgtttctttttgcaAGGATGTTCTTTAAGTACTGTCTGGTGTGGAAGGATTTACAGGGGGTTTAAAATGATGAACCAAAATCAAAACTCTTACTTTAACCAAGAAGTTTCTTCTTTGCCGTGTTGCTCCTTATCCGCATCCAAATTATTATTCATCCACACCTTCTTGTCTAGAACCTAATTGGTAGGGCATGTCTTTAATTTAGCTTGAATGACCAGAGGAAATTATTGTGGGATTGGCAGAATTCCGGTGCTTTTGCTGGGCTTTCTTTTCTGAATCCCCCACCCCACAGACAGTGTTACTGTAATCACCGCCCGACTTAACTCAATTTGGATGTATGAGCAGTATGATTAACTatgtcaaaaataaaatcatgccAACTCATCGTAGTTAAATTTGAAACGCGACTTCTTCATCGATTATCACTCATCCCGACTTAAGTTTGCCTTTGGTTTATTTTTCCCCCTTTGGAGTTAAATATGGCAAATTCTATGCTTCTTGAGAGTCAATAGAAAATTGCTACTCAATCAAAACAATCCCGCCTACGAGTGTATTCTTAGTAAAATTTGATTTCACTAGACTGAACTTCGAGGGTGATTGGACTCCAATCTTAGTACCAGGTTTGAAATCTCTTGCAACTTCCATTCCTCTCTGTTGGTCTCAGTTTTGAGTTTTCGCTATTCAATCATAAACTATTAATTACATCGATGTTGATTGGTACTTTGGGTCTGACAATTTAGTTGAAAGATTGTGATTATATCAATAACTGGGTGTGGGTCTTGTCTGGATTACATGTTAATGTGAAATAAGCCCAAAGGTTCTTTCTCATTCTTCAGTAAAAGTTTAGCGCGTATCATTGGATTCTTTGCATATATCAATTTGAAGATCTATTGTCCATACAGCTCTCTCATCAGACAGCTTGAATTCTGTTTTGTGCTTGGAGTGAACACATCTCTGATTTGGTtggaagaagcttatcattcAAATCTCTCATCATTCTTTATACTCAATTAATTTTAAGTCAGCCGGAAAGGAATGTTGTATTAGTAATAGATGGGGAACTTGTTGGTGAAGAAACCCAAGATCACTGAAGTTGATCGAGctattctctctctcaagaCCCAGAGACGCAAACTTGCTCAGTACCAACAACAGCTTGAAGCTGTGGTTGAAGCAGAAAAGCAAGCTGCAAGGGACTTGATTCGtgacaagaagaaggaaagAGCATTGTTGGcattaaagaagaaaaaggcaCAAGAGGAGTTATTAAAGCAAGTAGATACCTGGGTTATTAATGTTGAACAACAGCTGCAAGATATTGAACTAACAAGCAAGCAGAAagctgtatttgagagtttgaagGCTGGCAATAATGCAATTAAAGCTATACAAAGTGAGATCAACCTTGAGGATGTACAAAAGCTAATGGATGATACTGATGAAGCAAAAGCTTACCAAGATGAAATTAATGCAATCTTGGGGGAGAAATTATCAACAGAAGACGAAGAGGAAATTTTAGCAGAATTTGAGAACTTGGAATCCCAGATGGGTGTTAAAGATCTGCCCGAAGTACCTTCCTCAGTGCCATCCGTTCAAGAAGATGAGAGATTGGACCTTCCAAATGTACCAAACAAAGCGCCAGTTTCTGCTAACAGTAAAGTTATGGAGGAACCGGTGTTGGCTTGATCAATATAACTCGGAACAATTATGTAATAACCCAAATTTGGTTGATTCATTTCTTgcaatttcattgagattaatgaaatgatattttggttatatCCATATTATACGTCTTTTAAATAGTCTTCATTCAATGTAGAAATCGGTTCAAGAACCATTAAGTCGTTTGACCATTTAATTCATTCGACTCAAGAGTCGATTTTTAATTCGTTGCTCGTTtaagaaaatttcatttatgaaagttgtagatctCGTCAAAACGAGTGCATAGACATTCAACACATAATTTTCAGAACTCGGAGGAGCGAGAAATTGATAACGGAAGTTTGTTGTTCGGAGGGGTAAAATATCTTTTCACACTTATCTTATCCCTCTCCCTCTGCCGAACTCAccatttctcttcttcttcttcttcttcttcttcttcttcttcttcttcttcttcttcttcttcttcttcttcttcttcttcttctt
This genomic interval carries:
- the LOC126801724 gene encoding vacuolar protein sorting-associated protein 20 homolog 2; its protein translation is MGNLLVKKPKITEVDRAILSLKTQRRKLAQYQQQLEAVVEAEKQAARDLIRDKKKERALLALKKKKAQEELLKQVDTWVINVEQQLQDIELTSKQKAVFESLKAGNNAIKAIQSEINLEDVQKLMDDTDEAKAYQDEINAILGEKLSTEDEEEILAEFENLESQMGVKDLPEVPSSVPSVQEDERLDLPNVPNKAPVSANSKVMEEPVLA